From a single Actinomyces viscosus genomic region:
- a CDS encoding mannitol dehydrogenase family protein produces MNASLTESQLAPDYDRSAMTTGIVHIGVGGFHRAHQAAYLDRLMRRRSQAATPEGGCLDWGICGVGLLPGDAWMRDALESQDHLYTLLLKHPGGLRDPAVIGSIHDYLFAPDDPETVLALMSAPTTRIVSLTVTEGGYNVDDATGEFRTSSPGAIHDAEHPGEPTTAFGYIVEALRRRREAGTEPFTVMSCDNLPGNGTVARTAVVSQAAMSDPELADWIDANVAFPSCMVDRITPQTTSSDIADLQRRLGIQDAWPVVCEPFTQWVLEDDFPAGRPPWEEVGVQMVDDVVPYELMKLRLLNASHQGLAHWGRLLGIEYAHEAAADPDIAAWVRAYLEREARATLRSVPGIDLDDYVDTLFRRFTNEAIADTLFRLAQDASSRMPKFVLGTVRDNLTAGGPIHLGTAMVAAWALGEEGVDERCEEIVIDDPLADELLPLAAAQRAGHDTAFISHEGVFGDLATDERFRRTFVEELGALRREGARARLRALAGGSRQA; encoded by the coding sequence ATGAACGCCTCCTTGACTGAGTCCCAGCTGGCCCCCGACTACGACCGCTCCGCCATGACCACCGGGATCGTCCACATCGGTGTGGGCGGCTTCCACCGTGCCCACCAGGCCGCCTACCTCGACCGACTCATGCGCCGGCGGAGCCAGGCCGCAACCCCGGAAGGAGGATGCCTGGACTGGGGGATCTGCGGCGTCGGACTGCTGCCCGGGGACGCGTGGATGCGCGACGCCCTGGAGAGCCAGGACCACCTCTACACCCTGCTGCTCAAGCACCCCGGCGGGCTGCGGGACCCGGCGGTCATCGGCTCGATCCACGACTACCTCTTCGCCCCCGACGACCCCGAGACGGTCCTGGCCCTCATGAGCGCGCCGACCACGCGGATCGTCTCTCTGACGGTCACCGAGGGCGGTTACAACGTCGACGACGCCACCGGCGAGTTCCGCACCTCCAGTCCCGGCGCCATCCACGACGCCGAGCACCCGGGCGAGCCGACGACGGCCTTCGGCTACATCGTCGAGGCGCTGCGACGTCGTCGGGAGGCGGGGACCGAGCCGTTCACGGTGATGAGCTGCGACAACCTGCCCGGCAACGGGACGGTGGCGCGCACGGCGGTCGTCTCGCAGGCCGCGATGAGTGACCCGGAACTGGCCGACTGGATCGACGCCAACGTCGCCTTCCCCAGCTGCATGGTCGACCGGATCACCCCGCAGACCACGTCGTCGGACATCGCGGACCTTCAGCGCAGACTCGGCATCCAGGACGCCTGGCCGGTGGTCTGCGAGCCCTTCACCCAGTGGGTGCTTGAGGACGACTTCCCCGCCGGCCGGCCCCCGTGGGAGGAGGTCGGGGTGCAGATGGTCGACGACGTCGTGCCCTACGAGCTCATGAAGCTGCGCCTGCTCAACGCCTCCCACCAGGGGCTGGCCCACTGGGGGCGCCTGCTGGGGATCGAGTACGCCCACGAGGCCGCCGCTGACCCGGACATCGCCGCCTGGGTGCGGGCCTACCTGGAGCGCGAGGCCCGGGCCACGCTGCGCTCGGTGCCCGGGATCGACCTGGACGACTACGTGGACACGCTCTTCCGCCGCTTCACCAACGAGGCGATCGCCGACACGCTCTTCCGCCTGGCGCAGGACGCCTCCAGCCGGATGCCGAAGTTCGTCCTGGGCACGGTGCGCGACAACCTGACCGCCGGCGGGCCGATCCACCTGGGGACGGCGATGGTGGCCGCCTGGGCGCTGGGCGAGGAGGGAGTCGATGAGAGATGCGAGGAGATCGTCATCGACGACCCGCTGGCCGACGAGCTGCTGCCCCTGGCGGCCGCGCAGAGAGCCGGCCACGACACAGCCTTCATCTCCCACGAGGGCGTCTTCGGGGACCTGGCCACCGATGAACGCTTCCGGCGGACCTTCGTCGAGGAGCTGGGCGCCCTGCGCCGCGAGGGCGCCCGAGCGCGCCTGCGGGCCCTGGCCGGCGGTTCCCGGCAGGCTTAG
- a CDS encoding LutC/YkgG family protein — translation MDAKSAILARARDAISRSQTRPVGPIPRNYIRSGQNPPGSKPVVDEMIEKLEDYSAGVIVAPKDAAILDAIDEMLGEARTVVVPDGLPEAYKEAAARGGRTVVEDSRKEAIATLDLNEIDAVVTCSRVGISISGTIILDGEPDQGRRAISLVPDKHVVVLERESIVPTVPQAVDVLGEHPTRPMTWIAGGSATSDIELVRVNGVHGPRNLRVVIAH, via the coding sequence ATGGACGCCAAGTCAGCGATCCTGGCCCGCGCCCGCGACGCGATCTCGCGGTCCCAGACCCGGCCGGTGGGGCCCATTCCCCGCAACTACATCCGCTCCGGTCAGAACCCTCCGGGCTCCAAGCCCGTGGTCGACGAGATGATCGAGAAGCTCGAGGACTACTCGGCCGGCGTCATCGTCGCCCCTAAGGACGCGGCGATCCTGGACGCCATCGACGAGATGCTCGGCGAGGCGCGCACCGTCGTCGTGCCCGACGGCCTGCCCGAGGCCTACAAGGAGGCGGCCGCCCGCGGCGGTCGCACCGTGGTGGAGGACTCCCGTAAAGAGGCGATCGCCACCCTCGACCTCAACGAGATCGACGCCGTGGTGACCTGCTCGCGCGTGGGCATCTCGATCTCGGGGACGATCATCCTCGACGGCGAGCCCGACCAGGGCCGCCGGGCCATCTCCCTGGTGCCGGACAAGCACGTCGTGGTCCTGGAGCGCGAGTCGATCGTGCCGACGGTGCCGCAGGCCGTTGACGTCCTGGGCGAGCACCCCACGCGCCCGATGACCTGGATCGCCGGCGGCTCGGCCACCAGCGACATCGAGCTGGTGCGCGTCAACGGCGTCCACGGCCCGCGCAACCTGCGCGTCGTCATCGCCCACTGA
- a CDS encoding LutB/LldF family L-lactate oxidation iron-sulfur protein — translation MTQVFLGMPRTGGWRTDVEQPENTLRWGHTFPEGAHRTLANTQMRRNLGHATRTIRSKRAQRVAEMPDWQDLRDAAEAVKFEVASRLPELLEQFEANVTARGGIVHWARDAAEANRIIAGIIASKGVDDVVKVKSMATQETNLNEYLADRGVTAHETDLAEMIVQLADDMPSHIVVPAIHRNRSEVRGIFLDRMDDAPDELSDNPQELTAAARSHLRNKFLHASVAVSGTNMGVAETGTVSIFESEGNGRMCLTLPDTLITLMGIEKLVPRFQDVEIFSQLLPRSATGERMNPYTSMWTGVTEGDGPQEFHLVLMDNGRTRTLADPVGRQALACIRCGSCMNICPVYQHTGGHAYGSVYPGPIGSILTPQLTQGLADDDPVHTLPFASSLCGACGEVCPVKIDIPTILIHLRARSVDVKRRAVPDVWDVAMNVSAPVMSKSSLWAAASETVKASALLGGKEGRIGALPFPASLWTGARDLPVAPSETFRQWWRRTHPDGQTPVSGTAGSAAGRGHDAGDGFPADPPPPGEAATGPVPGSAAADGEPAPAALDARSAIVNPEPIAPGTASQAPAGSTSEEEL, via the coding sequence ATGACGCAGGTATTTCTGGGCATGCCCCGCACGGGCGGCTGGCGCACCGACGTCGAGCAGCCCGAGAACACACTGCGCTGGGGCCACACCTTCCCCGAGGGCGCCCACAGGACGCTGGCCAACACCCAGATGCGCCGCAACCTGGGCCACGCCACGCGCACCATCCGCTCCAAGCGCGCCCAGCGCGTGGCCGAGATGCCCGACTGGCAGGACCTGCGCGACGCCGCCGAGGCCGTCAAGTTCGAGGTGGCCTCCCGCCTGCCCGAGCTGCTGGAGCAGTTCGAGGCCAACGTGACCGCGCGCGGCGGTATCGTCCACTGGGCGCGCGATGCCGCCGAGGCCAACCGGATCATCGCCGGCATCATCGCCTCCAAGGGCGTCGACGACGTCGTCAAGGTCAAGTCGATGGCCACCCAGGAGACGAACCTCAACGAGTACCTGGCCGACCGGGGCGTCACGGCCCACGAGACGGACCTGGCCGAGATGATCGTCCAGCTCGCCGACGACATGCCCTCCCACATCGTCGTGCCCGCCATCCACCGCAACCGCTCGGAGGTGCGCGGCATCTTCCTGGACCGGATGGACGACGCCCCCGACGAGCTCTCCGACAACCCCCAGGAGCTCACGGCCGCGGCCCGCTCCCACCTGCGCAACAAGTTCCTCCACGCCTCGGTGGCCGTCTCCGGCACGAACATGGGCGTGGCCGAGACCGGCACGGTCTCGATCTTCGAGTCCGAGGGCAACGGGCGCATGTGCCTGACCCTGCCGGACACGCTCATCACCCTCATGGGGATCGAGAAGCTGGTCCCCCGCTTCCAGGACGTGGAGATCTTCTCCCAGCTCCTGCCGCGCTCGGCCACCGGTGAGCGCATGAACCCCTACACCTCCATGTGGACCGGTGTCACCGAGGGCGACGGCCCCCAGGAGTTCCACCTGGTGCTCATGGACAACGGGCGCACCAGGACCCTGGCCGACCCGGTGGGACGCCAGGCGCTGGCCTGCATCCGCTGCGGGTCGTGCATGAACATCTGCCCCGTCTACCAGCACACCGGCGGGCACGCCTACGGCTCGGTCTACCCTGGTCCGATCGGCTCGATCCTCACTCCTCAGCTCACCCAGGGACTGGCCGACGACGACCCGGTCCACACCCTGCCCTTCGCCTCCTCCCTGTGCGGGGCCTGCGGCGAGGTGTGCCCGGTCAAGATCGACATCCCCACGATCCTCATCCACCTGCGGGCCCGCTCGGTGGACGTCAAGCGCCGCGCGGTGCCCGACGTGTGGGACGTGGCGATGAACGTCTCAGCACCGGTGATGTCGAAGAGCTCGCTGTGGGCGGCGGCCTCGGAGACGGTCAAGGCCTCGGCGCTGCTGGGTGGCAAGGAGGGCAGGATCGGGGCCCTGCCCTTCCCAGCCTCCCTGTGGACCGGGGCGCGAGACCTGCCGGTGGCGCCCTCGGAGACCTTCCGCCAGTGGTGGCGGCGCACCCACCCCGACGGCCAGACCCCGGTGAGCGGGACCGCGGGCTCCGCCGCCGGACGCGGACACGACGCCGGCGACGGGTTCCCGGCCGACCCGCCGCCTCCCGGTGAGGCGGCCACCGGGCCGGTGCCCGGCAGCGCGGCGGCCGACGGCGAGCCCGCCCCGGCCGCGCTGGACGCGCGCTCGGCCATCGTCAACCCCGAGCCGATCGCCCCGGGCACCGCGTCCCAGGCCCCGGCCGGCTCAACCAGTGAGGAGGAGCTGTGA
- a CDS encoding (Fe-S)-binding protein gives MRIALFATCLADTMFPQAAQATVTILERLGHQVCFPEGQVCCGQMHANTGYFKQAAKITRNHVETFSPVLDGEWDAIVIPSGSCTGAVRHEQGLVAEHVGDTALARRVEQIAEHTYDLTELLIDVLGTEDVGAYFPHTVTYHPTCHSLRIAKVADRPYRLLKAVEALTLIELPEAEVCCGFGGTFSMKNSETSTAMLADKMSNVMSTRAEVLCAGDYSCLMHIGGGLSRINSGVRIMHLAEILASTKDAPFEGNISFAPRYVQHTETSRYAQAVAR, from the coding sequence GTGCGAATCGCCCTTTTCGCCACCTGTCTTGCGGACACCATGTTCCCGCAGGCAGCGCAGGCAACCGTCACCATCCTGGAGCGCCTCGGCCACCAGGTCTGCTTCCCCGAGGGACAGGTCTGCTGCGGCCAGATGCACGCCAACACCGGCTACTTCAAGCAGGCCGCCAAGATCACCCGCAACCACGTGGAGACCTTCTCCCCCGTGCTCGACGGCGAGTGGGACGCCATCGTCATCCCCTCGGGCTCGTGCACCGGCGCGGTCCGCCACGAGCAGGGCCTCGTGGCCGAGCACGTGGGAGACACGGCCCTGGCCAGGCGGGTCGAGCAGATCGCCGAGCACACCTACGACCTCACCGAGCTGCTCATCGACGTCCTGGGCACCGAGGACGTGGGCGCCTACTTCCCGCACACCGTCACCTACCACCCCACCTGCCACTCGCTGCGGATCGCCAAGGTCGCCGACCGCCCCTACCGCCTCCTCAAGGCCGTCGAGGCCCTCACCCTCATCGAGCTGCCCGAGGCCGAGGTCTGCTGCGGCTTCGGTGGCACCTTCTCCATGAAGAACTCCGAGACCTCCACGGCGATGCTCGCCGACAAGATGAGCAACGTGATGTCCACTCGCGCCGAGGTCCTGTGCGCCGGTGACTACTCCTGCCTCATGCACATCGGCGGCGGCCTGTCACGCATCAACTCCGGGGTGCGTATCATGCACCTGGCCGAGATCCTGGCCTCCACCAAGGACGCCCCCTTCGAGGGCAACATCTCCTTCGCCCCCAGGTACGTCCAGCACACCGAGACCTCCCGCTACGCGCAGGCGGTGGCACGATGA
- a CDS encoding GAP family protein → MQHAVTLVGLALLDSTSLGTLVIPLALVVRSRRVDRGPMAVYLSTVCLAYLGLGIALVAGFELVGSTVARLAQTQAAQWATLVIGVALAAFGILSPDPAKPDPESGSDSLGSRPAPASTGAMILLGLGASLTEAATMVPYLAATGIIASSPASWPARIVTLALYCLVMISPALVLLALADALGQHFLPRLARIAPRLEYEAKVTLLWVAAILGIHLAGRSAADLGLVG, encoded by the coding sequence ATGCAGCACGCCGTGACACTCGTGGGACTGGCCCTTCTGGACTCCACCAGCCTGGGCACGCTGGTCATCCCACTCGCGCTCGTCGTGCGCAGTCGCCGCGTGGACCGCGGCCCCATGGCCGTCTACCTGTCCACCGTGTGCCTGGCGTACCTCGGCCTGGGCATCGCACTGGTCGCCGGCTTCGAGCTCGTCGGTTCGACCGTGGCGCGCCTGGCCCAGACCCAGGCAGCCCAGTGGGCGACCCTCGTGATCGGCGTGGCGCTGGCGGCTTTCGGCATCCTCAGCCCCGACCCGGCCAAGCCCGACCCCGAATCCGGATCCGACTCCTTGGGAAGCCGCCCTGCCCCTGCCTCGACCGGAGCGATGATCCTCCTGGGGCTGGGAGCGTCCCTGACCGAGGCCGCCACCATGGTCCCTTACCTCGCGGCGACCGGGATCATCGCCTCCTCGCCGGCGTCGTGGCCGGCTCGGATCGTCACCCTTGCCCTGTACTGCCTGGTCATGATCTCACCCGCCCTGGTCCTGCTCGCCCTGGCCGACGCGCTGGGGCAGCACTTCCTGCCACGGCTCGCCAGGATCGCACCCAGGCTGGAGTACGAGGCCAAGGTCACCCTCCTGTGGGTCGCGGCGATCCTCGGCATCCACCTCGCCGGGCGCAGCGCAGCCGACCTGGGCCTGGTGGGGTAG
- a CDS encoding TetR/AcrR family transcriptional regulator, whose amino-acid sequence MGRNTGREADQDEGQGRGQPSVFEVPMSPAVSTTADATIAIIAEQGFDRVSVRSVAARLGVAPGTVQYRSPSRRALLTEALVRSVQRQAERVASHQVDPAKPESLLRALAELLPIGAVQREDAAAWVAFGAAASTRPWLAAPYWEALQIMRAWTEDVLDGARQAGLVRDGLSSAEGARLVTALVNGLTLDLLNAPPTEPDEVVGHLRSGLGLILDGL is encoded by the coding sequence ATGGGCCGGAACACGGGTCGGGAGGCGGATCAGGACGAGGGGCAGGGCAGGGGCCAGCCGTCGGTCTTCGAGGTCCCGATGTCGCCGGCCGTGAGCACGACCGCGGACGCCACCATCGCGATCATCGCCGAGCAGGGCTTCGACCGGGTCAGTGTGCGCAGCGTCGCCGCGCGGCTCGGTGTCGCCCCGGGCACCGTCCAGTACCGGTCGCCGAGTCGACGCGCCCTGCTGACCGAGGCCCTCGTCCGCTCCGTCCAGCGTCAGGCCGAGCGCGTGGCCTCCCACCAGGTCGACCCCGCGAAGCCGGAGAGCCTGCTGAGGGCTCTCGCCGAGCTTCTGCCGATCGGGGCGGTGCAGCGCGAGGACGCCGCCGCCTGGGTCGCCTTCGGGGCTGCCGCCTCCACCAGGCCCTGGCTGGCGGCCCCCTACTGGGAGGCGCTTCAGATCATGCGGGCATGGACCGAGGACGTCCTGGACGGCGCCCGGCAGGCGGGTCTGGTGCGCGATGGCCTGTCGTCCGCCGAGGGGGCCCGCCTGGTGACGGCCCTCGTCAACGGGCTGACCCTCGACCTGCTCAACGCCCCGCCGACGGAGCCGGACGAGGTGGTCGGGCACCTGCGCTCGGGGCTTGGCCTGATCCTGGACGGCCTATGA
- a CDS encoding L-lactate permease: MTPAVLSALSAHPAPLAPALAGLPAAFTPSTTAVGGNVYLTAAVGLLPLVVFFVLMGVFKVATHWCAIISLAVAAVTAVALFHMPVGMTVMSATQGMAMGLVPIVYIIIAAVWLYNLTDVSGRSADLRAVFNAIGKGDMRAQALIVAFSFCGLLEGLAGFGAPVAIAAAMVATLGLPKIKAAVVVMVGNAINVGFGAMAIPTTTAGKLGGEDPVTVATAMGHLTWVFCAFIPLILLFILDGLRGVRQLWPLAIVAGLATGVGHFFTPSISYELTAVLASLLGLAASYIFLLVWTPKTPEEFRSHVAADDAPDRERVLLALLPYILVVVIIAATKLWTLGVNLDKVFKATDLQVQWPGVYGQLLTADGKPAKSAVYTLQTLSNPGTWIFLTAIIVTLVYAARSVPGKFEMSVGKGFKTLATTCYTLRMAILTIAAVMALAYVMNFSGQTSAIGAALAATGAAYAFLSPVLGWVGTAVAGSATSAGALFANLQATAAQGAGLDPRILLAANTIGGGLGKIVSPQNLAIASTAVDAPGTDAEILRKAAPYSIGLLVVLGALVLLASQLGLGI, encoded by the coding sequence ATGACGCCAGCCGTCCTGTCAGCCCTGTCGGCGCACCCGGCGCCGCTCGCCCCCGCCCTGGCGGGCCTGCCCGCCGCCTTCACGCCGTCGACCACCGCCGTGGGCGGCAACGTCTACCTCACCGCCGCGGTGGGCCTGCTGCCGCTGGTGGTGTTCTTCGTCCTCATGGGCGTGTTCAAGGTGGCCACCCACTGGTGCGCGATCATCTCCCTGGCGGTTGCGGCCGTCACCGCCGTGGCCCTGTTCCACATGCCGGTGGGGATGACGGTCATGAGCGCCACCCAGGGCATGGCCATGGGACTCGTCCCGATCGTCTACATCATCATCGCGGCCGTGTGGCTCTACAACCTCACCGACGTCTCGGGCAGGTCCGCGGACCTGCGGGCCGTGTTCAACGCGATCGGCAAGGGCGACATGCGCGCCCAGGCCCTCATCGTGGCCTTCTCCTTCTGCGGGCTCCTGGAGGGGCTGGCCGGCTTCGGCGCCCCGGTGGCGATCGCCGCCGCCATGGTGGCGACCCTGGGCCTGCCCAAGATCAAGGCGGCCGTCGTCGTCATGGTCGGCAACGCCATCAACGTGGGCTTCGGTGCCATGGCCATCCCCACCACCACCGCCGGCAAGCTCGGCGGCGAGGACCCGGTGACGGTCGCCACCGCCATGGGTCACCTGACCTGGGTGTTCTGCGCCTTCATCCCACTCATCCTGCTGTTCATCCTCGATGGGCTGCGTGGCGTGAGGCAGCTGTGGCCGCTGGCGATCGTGGCGGGGCTGGCCACCGGCGTCGGCCACTTCTTCACCCCCTCGATCTCCTACGAGCTCACCGCGGTGCTGGCCTCCCTGCTGGGGCTGGCGGCCTCCTACATCTTCCTGCTGGTGTGGACGCCCAAGACGCCCGAGGAGTTCCGCTCCCACGTGGCCGCCGACGACGCCCCCGACCGCGAGCGCGTCCTGCTGGCCCTGCTGCCCTACATCCTGGTGGTCGTCATCATCGCGGCGACCAAGCTGTGGACCCTGGGCGTCAACCTCGACAAGGTCTTCAAGGCCACCGACCTGCAGGTGCAGTGGCCCGGCGTCTACGGCCAGCTGCTGACCGCTGACGGCAAGCCCGCCAAGAGCGCCGTCTACACGCTCCAGACCCTGTCCAACCCGGGCACCTGGATCTTCCTGACCGCCATCATCGTTACCCTCGTCTACGCGGCGCGCTCCGTGCCCGGCAAGTTCGAGATGAGCGTGGGCAAGGGCTTCAAGACGCTGGCGACCACCTGCTACACGCTGCGCATGGCGATCCTGACGATCGCGGCCGTCATGGCCCTGGCCTACGTCATGAACTTCTCCGGGCAGACCTCCGCGATCGGTGCGGCCCTGGCCGCCACGGGTGCGGCCTACGCCTTCCTGTCCCCGGTACTGGGCTGGGTGGGCACCGCCGTAGCCGGCTCGGCGACGAGCGCGGGCGCCCTGTTCGCCAACCTCCAGGCCACCGCCGCCCAGGGCGCCGGGCTGGACCCGAGGATCCTGCTGGCCGCCAACACGATCGGCGGCGGGCTGGGCAAGATCGTCTCCCCGCAGAACCTGGCGATCGCCTCGACCGCCGTCGACGCCCCCGGCACGGACGCCGAGATCCTCAGGAAGGCGGCCCCCTACTCCATCGGGCTGCTGGTGGTGCTGGGGGCGCTCGTGCTCCTGGCCTCGCAGCTGGGGCTCGGTATCTGA
- a CDS encoding heavy metal translocating P-type ATPase → MTAHPPSHPYPTTQPPSASTPALPVDESDDPSGPGGPGGAGSGERIIDRIERADIARIAVVGLAALGAWAASAAGASGWAVGSVGVVALVVGCWPILVEAVGDLRERRMSMELSMLLAIVAAAAIGEWVTALAVTVFALCAEVLEDLSMDRGRDALTDLMSFLPQTARVVTDPETAETTEAPLDEVRPGQVIALSPGGRVPVDGLVRAGRADVDQSRITGESLPVQVGPGDRVPAGSITRGALELEVERVGEDSSYGRIVAAVRHAQSSRAPVQRLADRLAARIVYLALTAALVTFLATRDVRATISVIIVAGACGVAAGTPLAVLAAIARAARCGAFVKDGTHLEQLSAVDTVVLDKTGTLTVGAPRVVSVSAAGPAEEPGESSGEGPAEGPPAGEVEILALAAAAEWNSEHPIGRAIRTEAAVRDLTVPVPNDVAYSPGAGVSALVDGRRITVGRRQDQTRRPGQEAPTPDASATIGPGTSDASDPEAPSATSVVEVRADDRLLGTITVADRLRQGAATAVRDLGEMGLEVLMLTGDSAASASRVARALGLAEDQVRAGLLPTDKEEVVRSLRQAGKCVAMVGDGVNDAPALSAADVGIAMGTGTDVAREAGDVVLVGSDPADLVETVRVARRARGIIMVNFVGTVVVDVAGMIAAGLGVLGPVAAALVHVVSESAFILNSARLVPRPGRRR, encoded by the coding sequence ATGACGGCTCATCCGCCCTCCCACCCTTACCCGACCACGCAGCCCCCCTCCGCCTCGACGCCGGCGCTGCCCGTTGACGAGTCCGACGACCCCTCGGGCCCCGGGGGTCCCGGCGGAGCCGGCTCGGGCGAGCGGATCATCGACCGGATCGAGCGGGCCGACATCGCGCGCATCGCGGTGGTGGGGCTGGCGGCCCTGGGCGCCTGGGCCGCGAGCGCGGCCGGCGCCTCCGGCTGGGCGGTGGGCAGCGTCGGGGTGGTGGCCCTGGTGGTGGGCTGCTGGCCGATCCTCGTCGAGGCGGTCGGGGACCTGCGCGAGCGGCGCATGAGCATGGAGCTGTCGATGCTGCTGGCCATCGTGGCGGCCGCGGCGATCGGTGAGTGGGTGACGGCGCTGGCCGTGACCGTCTTCGCTCTGTGCGCGGAGGTCCTGGAGGACCTGTCGATGGACCGGGGTCGTGACGCTCTGACGGACCTCATGTCCTTCCTGCCGCAGACCGCACGGGTGGTGACCGACCCGGAGACCGCCGAGACCACCGAGGCGCCTCTGGACGAGGTGCGCCCGGGGCAGGTCATCGCCCTGAGCCCCGGGGGCCGGGTGCCCGTTGACGGCCTGGTGCGCGCCGGCCGGGCCGATGTCGACCAGTCCCGGATCACCGGGGAGTCCCTGCCCGTCCAGGTCGGGCCCGGCGACCGGGTGCCGGCCGGGTCGATTACGCGCGGCGCCCTGGAGCTTGAGGTCGAGCGGGTCGGCGAGGACTCCTCCTACGGGCGCATCGTGGCGGCGGTGCGCCACGCCCAGTCCTCACGCGCGCCGGTCCAGCGCCTGGCAGACCGGCTGGCGGCCCGGATCGTCTACCTGGCGCTGACGGCGGCCCTCGTCACCTTCCTGGCCACCCGGGACGTGCGCGCCACGATCTCGGTCATCATCGTGGCCGGCGCCTGCGGGGTGGCCGCGGGAACGCCCCTGGCGGTTCTCGCGGCGATCGCCCGTGCCGCCCGCTGTGGGGCCTTCGTCAAGGACGGCACCCACCTGGAGCAGCTCTCCGCGGTGGACACGGTGGTGCTGGACAAGACCGGGACCCTCACCGTAGGTGCGCCCCGGGTCGTGTCCGTCAGTGCCGCGGGACCCGCGGAGGAGCCCGGTGAGAGCTCCGGTGAGGGGCCTGCCGAGGGCCCGCCCGCGGGCGAGGTCGAGATCCTGGCCCTGGCGGCCGCGGCGGAGTGGAACTCCGAGCACCCGATCGGCCGGGCCATCCGCACCGAGGCCGCCGTGCGCGACCTGACGGTGCCGGTGCCCAACGACGTCGCCTACTCCCCCGGCGCCGGGGTGAGCGCCCTTGTCGACGGACGGCGGATCACCGTGGGGCGCCGGCAGGATCAGACGCGCCGGCCAGGCCAGGAGGCCCCCACGCCCGACGCCAGTGCCACCATCGGCCCCGGCACCTCTGACGCCTCTGACCCGGAGGCGCCGTCGGCCACCTCCGTGGTGGAGGTCAGGGCGGACGATCGGCTCCTGGGCACCATCACTGTGGCCGACCGGCTGCGCCAGGGGGCGGCCACCGCCGTGCGCGACCTGGGTGAGATGGGGCTGGAGGTCCTCATGCTCACCGGCGACTCGGCCGCCTCCGCGAGCCGCGTGGCCCGCGCGCTCGGCCTGGCCGAGGACCAGGTGCGTGCCGGGCTCCTGCCCACCGACAAGGAGGAGGTCGTCCGTTCACTGCGCCAGGCGGGCAAGTGCGTGGCGATGGTGGGCGATGGCGTCAACGACGCCCCGGCCCTGAGCGCGGCCGACGTCGGTATCGCCATGGGCACCGGCACGGACGTAGCCCGGGAGGCCGGGGACGTGGTGCTCGTGGGATCCGACCCGGCCGACCTGGTCGAGACCGTGCGGGTGGCCCGCCGGGCCCGCGGCATCATCATGGTGAACTTCGTGGGCACGGTGGTGGTCGACGTCGCGGGCATGATCGCCGCCGGTCTGGGGGTGCTGGGGCCCGTGGCCGCAGCCCTCGTGCACGTCGTCTCCGAGTCCGCCTTCATCCTCAACTCGGCCCGCCTCGTGCCCCGCCCTGGCCGTCGGCGCTGA